The window CGCGGGTGGTAGAAGGCCAGGGTGTCGGCGATGTGCGCGCGCAGGACAGCGGGCGAGCGGAAATCGGGCATGGGCGTGGCGGGCAGGTTCATGCGATGGCGTCCTGTTGTTCCAGCAGCTGGTGCACTTCGTCGAGCGTGGGCATGGCGGCGAACGCGCCCTTGCGGGTGACCGCCAGCGCGCCGACCGCCGCGCCGAAGCGCAGCACTTCGGCGATGGCGTCGCGGTCGCGGCAGAACGCCGCGAAACCCGCGCCGCTGGCGCCGCGTTCGGCCAGCGCGTGCAGCACGCCGCCGACGAAGGCGTCGCCGGCGGCGGTGGTGTCCAAGCAGGGCACGCGGAAGCTGGGAGCGATGCCCTGCACGTCGCGCGTCCACCAGCGCAGCGGCGCGGCGCCGTCGGTGACGATCACCCAGCGCGCGCGCGCGGCCAGCAGCCGGTGCAGCACTTGCGCTTCGCCTTCATGGCCGAGCGGCTGTGCCAGATAGTCCAGCTCCTCGCGCGAGAGTTTCACCAGCTCGGCGCGCTCCAGCGCCTGCCACAGCCGCGGTATCGGATCGACGGCGGCATGCCACAGTGCGGGGCGCAGGTTGAGGTCGAGGCTGACCAGCGCGCCGGCATCGCGCGCGCGCTCCATGCCGGCGAAGGTGGCGTCCGCGATGCCGGCTTCGGTCAGGCTGTTGGAGCAGACGTGGAAGCAGCCGGTGCCGTCGAAGCAGCCCGGCCGGAAGTGTTCGTCGCGGAACAGCAGGTCGGCGGCGGGCGGGCGGTAGAAGCTGAAGCTGCGCTCGCCGTGCGCGTCCAGCGCGACGAAGGCCAGCGCGGTCTTGGCGGCGTCGGTGCGCACGATCAGGTCGGTGGCGACGCCGGCCTCGGCGAGGCTTTCGACGAGGAAGTCGCCGAACATGTCGCGCCCGACCATGCCGGCGAAATGGCTGCGTGCGCCCAGCCGCGCCGCCGCCACCGCGACGTTGGCCGGCGCGCCGCCCGCGTACTGCAGGAACGCGCGCGGCGCGTCCGCCGTGGCCGGCGGCTGCGCCAGCATGTCGATCAGGATTTCGCCGAAGCAGACGATCTTGCCCATCGTGGAATCATTCGCCCTGTTGGATGGCGGCAGGCAGGCGCGAACCCGACAAGCCGTAGAAGATGATGTAGCCGTAGCACAGCAGCGGCAGCACGAAGCTGCGGTGCAGGCCGATCGCGTCGGCCAGCAGCCCTTGCAGGAACGGCACCGCGGCGCCGCCGACGATGGCCATGATCAGCAGGCTGGAGCCCTTGTTGGTCAGCGGGCCGAGGCGTTCGATGCCGAGCGCGAAGATGGTCGGGAACATGATCGAGTTGAACAGTCCGATCGCCACCACCGAGTACGTCGCGAGCTGTCCGCCGCTGGCCATGGTGGCCGCCAGCAGGGCCATGTTGACCGCGGCGAACAGGGCGAGCAGCAGGCGCGGCGAGAAGCGCGCCAGCAGCGCCGAGCCGGCGAAGCGGCCGACCATCGCCATCGTCCAGTAGGCCGAGACGTAGCGGGTGGCGTCCTGTTCGCTGATGCCGCCGATGTCCGGCATCGACAGGTAGTTGACCAGGAAGCTGCCGATGGCGACTTCCGCGCCGACATAGAAGAAGATCGCCAGCACGCCGTAGCGCAGGTGGCGGTGGCGCAGCGCCTCGCCGTAGCCGTGGCGGGCGGGATCGGCTTGCTCGGTGCTTTCGCGCAGCAGCGGCAGGCGGAACAGGAACACGAACAGCGCCAGCAGGAACAGCGCGACCGCCAGGCCGAGATATGGCCCCTGCACCGATTGCGCTTCGGCCGCGCGATAGGCGGCCTGTTCAGCCAGCGGCAGCGCCGCCAGTTCGTCGCCGCTTCTGATCGTGCCGCCGAGGATCAGCATGCCGCCGAAGATCGGGGCGATGGCGGTGCCCAGCGAATTCAGCGCCTGCGCCAGGGTCAGCCGGCTGGAGGCGGTGCGGGTCGGTCCCAGCAGCGCGACGTAGGGATTGGCCGCGACCTGCAACACGGTGATGCCGGTGGCGAGCACGAACAGCGCGGCGAGGAAGGCGGGGTATTCTCGCATCGCCGCCGCCGGCCAGAAGCCGAGCGCACCGATGCCGGCGATCACCAGCCCGGCGACGATGCCCAGCTTGTAGCCCAGGTGCGCCACCAGCCGGCCGGCCGGCAGCGACATCAGGAAGTACGCGCCGAAGAAGGTGAACTGCACCAGCATCGCGCGGGCGTAGTTGAGCTCGAAGATCGCCTTCAGGTGCGGGATCAGGATGTCGTTGAGGCAGGTCAGGAAGCCCCACATGAAGAAGATGCTGGTGACCACCGCCAGCGCCACGCGTTGGGTGGCCGCCGGCGGGTTGTCGGATGCGAGCGGCGCGGGCTGGAGCGGAGGTGCGGACATCGGCGGGCCTTGGTGGCGGTGGATGGAAGGGTCAGTCGGCATGCGCGGCGCTGCTGTCGCGCACGCACAATCGCACCGGGGCGACCGTACGCAAGGCGGGCGCGTCGGGGGCGTCGAGGCGTTGCAGCAGCAGCAGCGCCGCCTGCCGGCCGCGTTCGCGCGGATCGACGGCGAGCGTGGTCAGTGAGGGCGTGGCGAGCGCGGCTTCGGAGATGTCGTCGAAGCCGGTGACGGCGAAGTCGCGGCCCGGATGGATGCCGCGCGCGGCCAGGCCCAGCATCAGGCCCAGCGCCACCGAATCGTTGTAGCAGACCGCCGCGCTGGGGTGACCGGCGCCGGCGAACAGGTCGCCGGCGCGCGCCGCCGCGTCCACCCGGTTCGGCGCGGATTCCACCAACCACTGCGCGCGCGGCGCGATGCCGGCTTCGTCCAGCGCCTGCCGGTAGCCGGCGCGGCGCTGGTGGCAGGAGCTCGATTGGTCGTGGCCGCCGAAGAAGGCGATGTCGCGGTGGCCGCGCTCGATCAGGTGGCGGGTGGCCTGGTAGGCGCCCTGCTGGTTGTCCAGCGCGAGGAAGTCCCAGTCGTCCGCGCCCGGCAGTTCGCGATTGAACAGCAGCACATTGGCGTGCGCGCCCAGCACTTGCTTCAACTGCGCCGCATCGCTGCCCTCGGCTGGCGAGAGGATGAAGCCGCTGGGGGTGTGTTCCATCAGCGTCGCCAGCACCGCCTGCTGGCGCTCCGGCGATTCGCCGGTGCTGCCGAGCAAGGTGACGTAGCCCTTGCCGCCCAGTGCCCCGTCGACGCCCGAGGCGAATTCGGCGAAGAACGGATTGGACAGGTCGTTGATGACCAGCGCGATGCTGGACGAAGTGCGCCGGCGCAGGTTGGCGGCGGTGCGGTTGTAGACGTAGCGCTGCCTGCGCAGTTCGGCCTCGACCCGGGCGCGGGTGTTGGCGCCCACCAGCGGGCTGCCGCGCAGCACCAGCGACACGGTGGCGCGCGAGACGCCGGCCGCGCGGGCGATGTCGGTCACGGTGACCGCGCGCTTGCCGGGCTTGCGCGTTGTCTTGCCGGTGGTGGTGGAATCGTTGCTCATCGTCGCTCGGGTGTTGGCGGAAACGTCGCAGCCTAAAGGATTGCCCGACGGGTCATTCCAGCATCGCGCCCGGCGCGGCGCAGGCGGAGGCGGGCAGGGCATCGGGGGAGGTGCCCCAGCCGTTTTCATGCACCTGCCGGCCCAGCTGGAAGCGCAACTCGCCGCCCTGGCGCAGGCGCGCCACGTCCAGCCAGACGTTGCGCTGCGGCTGGCCGTCGACGCGCACGCCGTCGACGTAGCGCACGCCGCGCGGATCGGCGCCGGGCGCGTCGATGCGCAGGCGGCGGCCGTCGCCGAGGTCGATATCGGCATGCGCATAGCGCGGCGCGTGCAGCAGCACCTGGCCGCTGCCCGGCACGGCGGGATACAGGCCCAGCGCGCTGAACAGGTACCACGCCGACATCGTGCCGAGGTCGTCGTTGCCGGTGACGCCGTTGGGCGCGTTGGTGAACAGCGCCTGCGCCGCGCGCAGCACGGTCGCGGTTTTCCACGGCTGGCCGAGCAGGGTGTACATCCACGGCGCGTGCAGGTCGGGCTCGTTGTTCGGGTTGTAGCGGTACTGGTTGTAGTAGCTGTACGGGCCCACCACCCACAGCTTGCGCGCGCCGCCGGCGACGTCCTTCGCCAGCGCGTCGTAGCCGAAGAACGCGTCCAGCCGGTCGCGCGTCCGCGCCAGCCCGCCCATCGCCGCGACCATCCCCGGCACGTCCTGCTGGGTCAGCCACTGGTACTGCCACGCCGTGCCTTCGTGGAAGCCGTGGTTGGAGCGCGGGTCGTAGGCGCCGTGCGCGGGAACGTAGAAGCCGCCGCCTTCCACGCGCGGGCGTGGGAAGCCGCGAAAGCCGAGTTCCTTGTCCGCCGTGTCGGCGTCCCACACGCGCCGCCAGTTGCGGCCGCGTTCGCGCAGCGTCGCCGCCGCGTCGGTTTCGCCCAGCGCGCTCGCCATCTGCGCCAGTGCGCAGTCGGCCAGCGCGTATTCCAGCGTCGCCGAACCGCCGTGGTGCTGGTCCACGTCCATGCCCTTCGACGGATACGCGCGGTCGTAGGGCACGAAGCCGTCGGCGAGGTAGGTGTCGTTGCCGGCGCGGCCCTGCGCGCGATTCATCGCCGGCGGCCGGCCGCTGGCGTTCTGCCACAGCGCGCTCCACGCCTCGCGCTCGCGCCCATCCAGCGCGCCGAAGCGCCACAGGTCGACCAGCCACGGCGTCACCGGGTCGCCGGTCATGATGTTGGTGTCGAAATTGGCGTAGCCCCAGCGCGGCAGCCAGCCCATCTGGTCGTGGATCGCCAGCATCGTGCGGGCGATGTCGCGCGCCACCGCCGGCTGGGTCAGCGCCAGCCACTGGTTCTGCGCGCGGTAGGTGTCCCACAGCGAGAAATACTCGTAGTACGTCCAGCCGTCGGCGCGGTGGATGGCCTCGTCGTAGCCGCGATAGCGGCCGTCGGCGTCGCTGCCGGTCATCGGGTGCAGCAGCGCGTGATAGAGCGCGGTGTAGAACACTGTGCGGTCGTCGGGCGATGCGCCGTCGATGCGCACGCGTTGCAGCTCCTTTCGCCACGCGGCCTGCGCCTGCGCGCGCATCGCGTCGAACGCCAGCAGCCTGCCGTCGCGCTTGCCTTCGGCGTCGAGGTTGCGGCGCGCGCCCTCGGCATCGACGTGCGAAATCGCGCTGGTCGCGGTCACGCTGCGCGCACCGGTGAGGTCGAAGCTCAGCCACGCGCCGTTGGCGACTTCCCACTGCGTGCCGACGCTGTGGCGTCCGCCGGGCACGCCGCCGTCCTTGTCCCACGTGCCGAAAGTCTGGAACGGGCGGTCGAATTCGATGCGGAACCACGTCGTGTACTGCTTGCCGCCGCAGAAGCTCTTGGTGACCAGCTTGCCTTCGACCGTGCGGTCGCCGACAACCTCGATGACGCTGCCGACGACTTCATGCTTCTCGTTGGCCTGCCCGACGTTGACCAGCACGTGGCCGGTCTTCGCATCCGCCGCGAAGGTGTAGCGCTCGGCGGCGGCGCGGGTCAGCGCGGTGGTTTCGGCATCGATGCCGCCGTAGTCGGTGAGCCGCACGCGGTAATAGCCGGCCTGCCCGGTTTCGCCGTCGTGGGTGTAAGCGGAGGCGTAGCGCTTGTAGTCGAACGACGCGGCCTTCGCGTCGCTGGTGTCGAACGCGCCGCCCGGCCCGATGCTGCCGGTCACCGGCAGCACCGCCACCTGCCCGCCCTGTTCCCAGCAGCCCGCGCCGGAGACGAAGGAATGGCCGAAGCCGCGGATCTTCGGATCGCCGTAGCGGTAGCCGGCGTAGTGCTCGGCGATCGGGCTCACCTGGATCATGCCGAACGGCGCGGACGCGCCGGGGAAGGTGTTGCCCTCGTCCTGAGTGCCGATGAAGCTGTTGACCTCGCGCTCGGGCGCGCGCTGCGCGGCGGCCGGCGTGGAGGCCAGTCCCAGCAGCAGCGTGCAGGCCAGGCCGGCGACGACGGGATGCGCAAGGCGGGTCGGGAGGACGGGCATGCGGAGGCTCCTGGCACGGGAGAGAAGCGGCTGCGGATGGATACGGCAAATTTTTAGATCGATCCAAGTAAAGCACAAAACCCGGCAACGGCATCTTGCGGTGCACAAACCGATCCCAAGCCGGCTTTCATCCGAATGGAGCAGGCCGGCGGCGCTGTTTGGCCGAGCAGCGCTTGCTGTTTCCGATCCGCGAAGCGAACCAATCCGTGACGTGCTGCACGGCAGCATGCAGGGCGCGTTGCGCTGTGCTAATAATTTTTCGCGCAGATTGGATCGATCCAAATCGATGCGGCTGCGGACCGGGCCAAGGGGGTGGCGCGGTCCGGCAGGCCCGTCCCGTGTGGAGACGATCCCGTTGCTACGCCGCGCCCTGTTCTGCAACCACGATTTGAATCGATCTAAATTTTCCGCCGCCATCTTTCATCCGAGGGGATTCGCCATGAAACCGATGCCACGCCTGCACACCCGGAATCCGCTGTCCGCCGCGCTCGCGCTCGCCCTGACCGCCGTCGTGGCGACCCCCGCGGTCGCCTTCGCCCAGCAGGCCGACCAGGCCGGGGCCAAGACCGCCACCGACCTCGACAAGGTCACCGTCACCGGCTACCGCTACTCCATCGAAAAGAGCCTCGACCAGAAGCGCGAAGCGAACGCGGTGGTGGAAATCATCACCGCCGAGGACGTGGGCAAGTTCCCCGACAAGAACGTGGCCGATGCGCTGCAGCGCGTGCCGGGCGTGATCGTCAGCCGCAGCGGCGGCGAGGGCAAGAACGTCAGCGTGCGCGGCCTGTCCTCGGAGCTGACCCTGACCGAGTTGAACGGCAACTACATCGCCACCGCGGAATCCAACGGCGATCCGTCGCGCTCGTTCAACTACACGCTGCTGCCGTCGAACATGCTGTCCAGCGCCGAGCTGTTCAAGACGCCGGAAGCGCGCATCGACGAGGGCGGCGTCGGCGGCACCGTGATCCTGCACACGCGCCGCCCGCTGGAGATGGAGGCCAACACCGGCTTCGTGTCCGTCGAAGGCACCTGGGCCGACACCACCAAGACGACCGACGGCCAGTTCTCCGGCTCGTACGCCTGGCACGACCGGGACGACCGCTTCGGCGTGTTCGTCGGCTACACCCAGCAGAAGCGCACCACCCGCACCATGGGCGCCAGCACCGAGAGCTGGACGTGGTACGGCGACGACTACAACGCGCATCCGGCCACCGACGTCAACGGCAAGCCGTCGGACTTCAATTCCTACTGGTGGGGCTGGTCCGGCTTCAACGACCAGAACCATCCCTACACCGGCGCCTACGAAGACGGCTGGCCCACGCAGTGCGGCCAGTACTGCAACTTCATGATGCCGACCTCGGTCAACCTCAGCGTCAAGGAAGAACAGCGCGAGCGCAAGGGCGGGCAGGTGACCCTGCAGTTCAAGCCGACCGACCGGCTGACGCTGACCGCGAACTACTTCCGCTTCGAGCTTTCGCAGAATTCGCAGACCAACACGCTGAAGATCCCGGAGTGGAACATCGCCCGCTATGCCGGCGACGGCAACTGGGCCGGCGGCCGCCTGCTGGACGGCCTGACCTTCGATCCCAGCGGCACGGTAGTCACCGGCGCGCAGTACAGCAAGCACGCCGGCAAGGCGTACTACTGCAGCGAGGACGAGGCCGCCGACGCCGGCATGCCGTCGGGCGGCTGGGGCTCGGACGATTGCACCATCCCGACGCCGCAGATCACCGGCAGCTACAACCTCGAAAAGGCGCTGTCGCAAACCATGGACTTCGAGGCCGAATGGCTGGGCGAGTCGATCGACGCCCGCTTCAAGGCCGGCCGCACCTGGGCCAAGGGCGGTCCCTCGCTGCAGTTCTCGGTGCCGCTCAAGCCGCGCCGGCAGAACGAGGACGGCAGCTGGAGCCTGGGCAACTACCTCAGCGCGTGGAGCCTGACGGGCACGCCGACGATGACGTTCTCGCCGGAACTGATGGAGAACCTGAAAGCCGGCATCCTGCAAGTCGATCTGGGTTCGACCGGTTCGTCGTGGACGCGCAACGACACCGAGCAGAAGTACGCGCAGGCCGATTTCACGTGGCACAACGGCAACGACGATTTCCTCGACTCGTTGCAGTTCGGCGCGAAGTACCGCGATGGCGGCATCCACCGCAGCACCGGCAACAGCTATTGGGCGTGCCCGGGTACCGATCCCGGCAACTACGAAAACCGCTACTGGAACGGCGGCTGCAACAGCGTTGCCACCCAATTCTCGCCGGATTTCCTGTACGCGATGTCCAATCTTGCCGGCGGCATCAACGCCAGCGCGTATCCGGCCATCGATTTCCCGGCCTACATCGCCTACCTCAACAGCACCTACGGCGACATGCAGACCCACGAGGAGGACAACTTCGTCTACAACGTCGACGAGAAGATCTTCTCCACCTATCTGCAGGCCAACTTCAAGACCGAGCGCCTGCGCGGCAACGTCGGCGTGCGTTTCGTGCGCACCAGGCAGCATGCCGATTCGACCGACAAGGTGACGTCCTACAACGACTATTTCTTCGACGATGCCAACGGCAATCCGCTGGCCTGCCAGCAGGGCGATGCGACACCGACGGGTGCGCCCGCCGGCACCAACTGCGGCAGCGAGGGGTACTGGAAGCTGTCGGACAGCCAGCAGCGCAGCGAATCGTTCGCGGTCAGCGGCATCGACCGCATCTACGACGACGTGCTGCCCAGCTTCAACATCGCCTACGACCTGACCGACAACCTGCTGCTGCGCGCGGCGGCGTCCAAGGTGATCTCGCGCCCGAGCTATGGCGACATCGCCTATCCCGGCAGCCTGCAGTACTACAGCCAGGAATACGTCAACGACCGCCGCCTGACCGGCGGTGCGAACGAGGTGGGTTGGTATGGCTCGGGCAGCAACAAGAACCTGGAGCCGTATAGCGCCGACCAGTTCGACGTGGGGCTGGAGTGGTACTTCCATCCGGGCTCGGTGCTCGGCATGGGCGTGTTCCGCAAGAACGTCAGTAACTTCGCGGTGCCGGTCATCAACGACGTGCAGATGGACGTCGGCGGCCAGACCGTGACGGTGCAGAACTACTCGACCAGCGCCGGCGGCCGCGACGCGGTGTCGCAGGGCGTCGAGCTTTACGCGCAGCACACGCTGTCCTTCGGCCTCGGCTTCCAGTTCAACTACACCTACAACGACACCAACGAGGCTGCCATCACGCTTGAGGACGGCACCGAGATCGGCAAGTCGCCGCTGGTCGGCAGCGCCAAGAACCAGACCAACTTCACCGTGT is drawn from Thermomonas brevis and contains these coding sequences:
- a CDS encoding carbohydrate kinase family protein encodes the protein MGKIVCFGEILIDMLAQPPATADAPRAFLQYAGGAPANVAVAAARLGARSHFAGMVGRDMFGDFLVESLAEAGVATDLIVRTDAAKTALAFVALDAHGERSFSFYRPPAADLLFRDEHFRPGCFDGTGCFHVCSNSLTEAGIADATFAGMERARDAGALVSLDLNLRPALWHAAVDPIPRLWQALERAELVKLSREELDYLAQPLGHEGEAQVLHRLLAARARWVIVTDGAAPLRWWTRDVQGIAPSFRVPCLDTTAAGDAFVGGVLHALAERGASGAGFAAFCRDRDAIAEVLRFGAAVGALAVTRKGAFAAMPTLDEVHQLLEQQDAIA
- the fucP gene encoding L-fucose:H+ symporter permease, translated to MSAPPLQPAPLASDNPPAATQRVALAVVTSIFFMWGFLTCLNDILIPHLKAIFELNYARAMLVQFTFFGAYFLMSLPAGRLVAHLGYKLGIVAGLVIAGIGALGFWPAAAMREYPAFLAALFVLATGITVLQVAANPYVALLGPTRTASSRLTLAQALNSLGTAIAPIFGGMLILGGTIRSGDELAALPLAEQAAYRAAEAQSVQGPYLGLAVALFLLALFVFLFRLPLLRESTEQADPARHGYGEALRHRHLRYGVLAIFFYVGAEVAIGSFLVNYLSMPDIGGISEQDATRYVSAYWTMAMVGRFAGSALLARFSPRLLLALFAAVNMALLAATMASGGQLATYSVVAIGLFNSIMFPTIFALGIERLGPLTNKGSSLLIMAIVGGAAVPFLQGLLADAIGLHRSFVLPLLCYGYIIFYGLSGSRLPAAIQQGE
- a CDS encoding LacI family DNA-binding transcriptional regulator, which encodes MSNDSTTTGKTTRKPGKRAVTVTDIARAAGVSRATVSLVLRGSPLVGANTRARVEAELRRQRYVYNRTAANLRRRTSSSIALVINDLSNPFFAEFASGVDGALGGKGYVTLLGSTGESPERQQAVLATLMEHTPSGFILSPAEGSDAAQLKQVLGAHANVLLFNRELPGADDWDFLALDNQQGAYQATRHLIERGHRDIAFFGGHDQSSSCHQRRAGYRQALDEAGIAPRAQWLVESAPNRVDAAARAGDLFAGAGHPSAAVCYNDSVALGLMLGLAARGIHPGRDFAVTGFDDISEAALATPSLTTLAVDPRERGRQAALLLLQRLDAPDAPALRTVAPVRLCVRDSSAAHAD
- a CDS encoding GH92 family glycosyl hydrolase; protein product: MPVLPTRLAHPVVAGLACTLLLGLASTPAAAQRAPEREVNSFIGTQDEGNTFPGASAPFGMIQVSPIAEHYAGYRYGDPKIRGFGHSFVSGAGCWEQGGQVAVLPVTGSIGPGGAFDTSDAKAASFDYKRYASAYTHDGETGQAGYYRVRLTDYGGIDAETTALTRAAAERYTFAADAKTGHVLVNVGQANEKHEVVGSVIEVVGDRTVEGKLVTKSFCGGKQYTTWFRIEFDRPFQTFGTWDKDGGVPGGRHSVGTQWEVANGAWLSFDLTGARSVTATSAISHVDAEGARRNLDAEGKRDGRLLAFDAMRAQAQAAWRKELQRVRIDGASPDDRTVFYTALYHALLHPMTGSDADGRYRGYDEAIHRADGWTYYEYFSLWDTYRAQNQWLALTQPAVARDIARTMLAIHDQMGWLPRWGYANFDTNIMTGDPVTPWLVDLWRFGALDGREREAWSALWQNASGRPPAMNRAQGRAGNDTYLADGFVPYDRAYPSKGMDVDQHHGGSATLEYALADCALAQMASALGETDAAATLRERGRNWRRVWDADTADKELGFRGFPRPRVEGGGFYVPAHGAYDPRSNHGFHEGTAWQYQWLTQQDVPGMVAAMGGLARTRDRLDAFFGYDALAKDVAGGARKLWVVGPYSYYNQYRYNPNNEPDLHAPWMYTLLGQPWKTATVLRAAQALFTNAPNGVTGNDDLGTMSAWYLFSALGLYPAVPGSGQVLLHAPRYAHADIDLGDGRRLRIDAPGADPRGVRYVDGVRVDGQPQRNVWLDVARLRQGGELRFQLGRQVHENGWGTSPDALPASACAAPGAMLE
- a CDS encoding TonB-dependent receptor codes for the protein MKPMPRLHTRNPLSAALALALTAVVATPAVAFAQQADQAGAKTATDLDKVTVTGYRYSIEKSLDQKREANAVVEIITAEDVGKFPDKNVADALQRVPGVIVSRSGGEGKNVSVRGLSSELTLTELNGNYIATAESNGDPSRSFNYTLLPSNMLSSAELFKTPEARIDEGGVGGTVILHTRRPLEMEANTGFVSVEGTWADTTKTTDGQFSGSYAWHDRDDRFGVFVGYTQQKRTTRTMGASTESWTWYGDDYNAHPATDVNGKPSDFNSYWWGWSGFNDQNHPYTGAYEDGWPTQCGQYCNFMMPTSVNLSVKEEQRERKGGQVTLQFKPTDRLTLTANYFRFELSQNSQTNTLKIPEWNIARYAGDGNWAGGRLLDGLTFDPSGTVVTGAQYSKHAGKAYYCSEDEAADAGMPSGGWGSDDCTIPTPQITGSYNLEKALSQTMDFEAEWLGESIDARFKAGRTWAKGGPSLQFSVPLKPRRQNEDGSWSLGNYLSAWSLTGTPTMTFSPELMENLKAGILQVDLGSTGSSWTRNDTEQKYAQADFTWHNGNDDFLDSLQFGAKYRDGGIHRSTGNSYWACPGTDPGNYENRYWNGGCNSVATQFSPDFLYAMSNLAGGINASAYPAIDFPAYIAYLNSTYGDMQTHEEDNFVYNVDEKIFSTYLQANFKTERLRGNVGVRFVRTRQHADSTDKVTSYNDYFFDDANGNPLACQQGDATPTGAPAGTNCGSEGYWKLSDSQQRSESFAVSGIDRIYDDVLPSFNIAYDLTDNLLLRAAASKVISRPSYGDIAYPGSLQYYSQEYVNDRRLTGGANEVGWYGSGSNKNLEPYSADQFDVGLEWYFHPGSVLGMGVFRKNVSNFAVPVINDVQMDVGGQTVTVQNYSTSAGGRDAVSQGVELYAQHTLSFGLGFQFNYTYNDTNEAAITLEDGTEIGKSPLVGSAKNQTNFTVFYETDKFLARASYNRRGEVVDGLVNGLNVYEEPYSQVDLNVAYSFTPALSLTASVLNLTQEESRSHLGNDTKDRFYSNGYTGRILYLGATWKF